A window from Pseudomonas frederiksbergensis encodes these proteins:
- a CDS encoding c-type cytochrome gives MKALVIATLALLGCGSINAAEIDQNLIKQGEYLARAGDCVACHTAKDGKPFAGGLPMETPIGTIYSTNITPDKTGLGDYSLEDFDKAVRHGVAKNGSTLYPAMPYPSYASVTETDMNALYAYFMHGVAPVAQANKASDIPWPLSMRWPLAGWRWMFAPAVADYKAPPGEDAVVSRGAYLVEGLGHCGACHTPRALTMQEKSLNAGEGSAFLSGSAPLEGWIAKSLRGDHKDGLGSWSEEQLVQFLKTGRSDRSAVFGGMSDVVTHSMQYMTDNDLTAIARYLKSLPANDPNDQPHQYDKQVAQALWNGDDSKPGASVYIDNCAACHRTDGHGYTKVFPALAGNPVLQSQDPTSLIHIVLKGGTLPATHTAPSTFTMPGFAWRLSDQEVADVVSFIATSWGNKGGPVKASDVMAVREDYLRTTSSDDKGETTTH, from the coding sequence ATGAAAGCACTTGTTATCGCGACCCTGGCGCTGCTCGGTTGTGGCTCGATCAACGCCGCAGAAATCGATCAAAACCTGATCAAACAAGGCGAGTACCTCGCCCGCGCAGGTGACTGCGTGGCCTGTCATACCGCCAAGGACGGCAAGCCGTTCGCCGGTGGTTTGCCGATGGAAACGCCGATCGGGACAATCTACTCCACCAATATCACGCCGGACAAAACCGGCCTGGGTGACTACAGCCTTGAGGATTTCGACAAGGCCGTGCGCCATGGCGTCGCCAAAAACGGTAGTACGTTGTACCCGGCGATGCCGTATCCGTCCTACGCCAGCGTCACCGAAACCGACATGAACGCCTTGTACGCCTACTTCATGCATGGCGTGGCGCCTGTCGCTCAGGCGAACAAGGCCAGCGACATTCCCTGGCCTTTGAGCATGCGCTGGCCGCTTGCGGGTTGGCGCTGGATGTTCGCCCCGGCTGTGGCGGACTACAAAGCGCCACCCGGCGAAGATGCCGTGGTCAGTCGTGGGGCGTATCTGGTGGAAGGTCTCGGACATTGCGGCGCGTGCCATACGCCGCGTGCCCTGACCATGCAGGAAAAATCCCTGAATGCAGGCGAAGGCAGCGCATTTCTGTCAGGCAGTGCGCCATTGGAAGGCTGGATCGCGAAAAGTCTGCGCGGTGATCACAAAGACGGCCTCGGCAGCTGGAGCGAAGAACAATTGGTGCAGTTCCTCAAGACCGGCCGCAGTGATCGCAGCGCCGTGTTTGGCGGCATGAGTGATGTGGTGACACACAGCATGCAGTACATGACCGACAACGATCTGACCGCGATTGCCCGTTACCTCAAGTCCCTGCCGGCGAATGATCCCAATGATCAGCCGCACCAGTACGACAAACAGGTGGCACAGGCGCTGTGGAACGGGGACGACAGCAAGCCCGGCGCTTCGGTGTACATCGACAACTGCGCGGCCTGTCACCGTACCGATGGCCATGGCTACACTAAAGTATTCCCGGCGCTGGCAGGCAACCCGGTGTTGCAGTCGCAGGATCCGACGTCGCTGATTCACATCGTACTCAAGGGCGGCACGCTGCCGGCGACTCACACGGCACCTTCGACCTTTACCATGCCCGGTTTCGCCTGGCGCTTGTCGGATCAGGAAGTAGCGGATGTGGTGAGTTTCATTGCCACTAGTTGGGGAAACAAAGGGGGCCCTGTTAAAGCCAGTGATGTAATGGCGGTAAGGGAAGACTATTTGAGAACAACTTCAAGTGATGACAAGGGCGAAACGACGACTCATTAA